The Brenneria rubrifaciens genome has a window encoding:
- the miaB gene encoding tRNA (N6-isopentenyl adenosine(37)-C2)-methylthiotransferase MiaB has protein sequence MTKKLHIKTWGCQMNEYDSSKMADLLGSTHGYELTEVAEEADVLLLNTCSIREKAQEKVFHQLGRWKALKDSNPDLIIGVGGCVASQEGAHIRERAHYVDVIFGPQTLHRLPEMINHVQGTRSPIVDISFPEIEKFDRLPEPKAEGPTAFVSIMEGCNKYCTFCVVPYTRGEEVSRPCDDVLFEIAQLAEQGVREVNLLGQNVNAYRGATYNGDICSFAELLRLVAAIDGIDRIRFTTSHPIEFTDDIISVYDDTPELVSFLHLPVQSGSDRVLTMMKRRHTALEYKSIIRKLHNARPGIQISSDFIIGFPGETQADFEQTMKLIADVNFDMSYSFIYSARPGTPAADMVDDVPEEEKKQRLYILQERISQQAMQYSRRMQGTIQRILVEGTSRKSVMELSGRTENNRVVNFEGTPDMIGKFVDVEIVDVYPNSLRGIVVRTEDQMDLRVHESPSQVIARTRKENEIGVGIYQP, from the coding sequence ATGACAAAAAAACTGCATATTAAAACCTGGGGCTGTCAGATGAATGAATACGATTCATCAAAGATGGCCGATTTACTGGGAAGTACGCATGGTTATGAATTAACCGAGGTCGCGGAAGAGGCCGATGTTCTGCTGCTTAACACCTGTTCGATCCGCGAAAAAGCGCAGGAAAAGGTCTTCCATCAACTTGGCCGCTGGAAAGCGCTGAAAGATAGCAATCCCGATCTGATTATTGGCGTTGGCGGCTGTGTAGCATCACAGGAAGGCGCGCATATCCGTGAACGCGCGCACTATGTTGATGTGATTTTTGGCCCGCAAACACTGCACCGCCTGCCGGAAATGATTAACCACGTTCAGGGAACCCGTAGCCCGATCGTGGATATCAGTTTCCCCGAAATCGAGAAATTTGACCGTCTGCCGGAGCCCAAAGCGGAAGGCCCGACGGCATTCGTTTCCATCATGGAAGGCTGTAATAAATACTGTACGTTTTGTGTGGTGCCTTATACCCGCGGAGAAGAAGTCAGCCGCCCGTGTGATGACGTCCTGTTTGAAATTGCGCAGTTGGCCGAACAAGGTGTCCGTGAGGTTAATTTGTTAGGACAAAACGTCAACGCCTATCGTGGCGCAACCTACAACGGCGATATCTGCTCCTTTGCCGAACTGCTGCGCCTGGTTGCGGCGATTGACGGTATCGACCGCATTCGCTTCACCACCAGCCATCCGATAGAATTTACCGACGACATTATCAGCGTGTATGACGATACGCCTGAACTGGTGAGTTTCCTTCATCTCCCCGTGCAAAGTGGTTCCGACCGCGTGTTGACGATGATGAAACGCCGTCATACCGCTCTCGAATATAAATCGATTATCCGCAAACTGCATAACGCGCGCCCCGGTATTCAGATCAGCTCCGATTTTATCATCGGTTTCCCTGGCGAGACGCAGGCTGACTTCGAGCAGACCATGAAACTGATTGCTGACGTAAACTTCGACATGAGCTACAGCTTTATTTACTCTGCCCGGCCGGGTACGCCTGCCGCGGACATGGTCGACGACGTACCGGAGGAAGAGAAAAAGCAGCGCCTGTATATTTTGCAGGAACGCATCAGCCAGCAGGCGATGCAATATAGTCGCCGCATGCAGGGCACCATCCAGCGTATTCTGGTTGAAGGCACTTCTCGTAAGAGCGTGATGGAACTGTCTGGGCGCACAGAAAACAACCGTGTCGTCAACTTTGAAGGAACGCCGGACATGATTGGTAAATTCGTCGATGTGGAAATCGTCGACGTTTACCCGAACTCACTGCGCGGTATCGTGGTACGTACAGAAGACCAAATGGATTTGCGTGTTCACGAGTCACCTTCCCAGGTTATCGCCCGTACACGCAAAGAAAATGAAATTGGCGTTGGCATTTACCAGCCCTAA
- the ubiF gene encoding 3-demethoxyubiquinol 3-hydroxylase, whose translation MHYDAIVVGGGMVGAAAALGLARDGFQVAVVEQEEAPALFDRESAPDLRVSAVGYSSVAFLKKLGAWQRVERMRSAPYRRLETWEWENARVVFDAADIHLPELGFMVENRILQLALWECLSEEDNCQRYYPAAPECLQQTGQGWSLQLENGHTLSASLVIGADGANSQVRQWAGIGISGWQYRQACMLISVEMAYPQQDVTWQQFTPAGPRAFLPLFNHWGSLVWYDSPQRIRQLQAMPLAQLDKEIAATFPARLGPVKSLAAGSFPLVRRHAQTYVQPGLALLGDAAHTINPLAGQGVNLGYRDVEALLDVLRSARDTGEEWYSERVLRRYQHRRKPDNLMMQGSMDLFYNAFSNSLPPLSLARNLALMIAQRAGKLKQHALKYAIGV comes from the coding sequence ATGCATTATGATGCGATCGTTGTCGGGGGCGGTATGGTCGGTGCCGCCGCCGCATTGGGTCTGGCTCGGGATGGCTTTCAGGTTGCGGTTGTCGAGCAGGAAGAAGCGCCTGCGCTTTTTGATAGAGAAAGCGCGCCCGATCTCCGCGTCTCGGCGGTTGGCTATTCCTCTGTCGCGTTTCTAAAAAAGCTCGGCGCCTGGCAGCGGGTCGAACGGATGCGCAGCGCGCCGTATCGTCGCCTTGAAACCTGGGAATGGGAGAATGCCCGCGTGGTGTTTGATGCGGCGGATATCCATCTGCCTGAGCTGGGATTCATGGTGGAAAACCGGATTTTGCAGTTGGCGCTTTGGGAATGTTTGAGCGAAGAGGATAATTGTCAGCGCTATTACCCGGCGGCGCCTGAATGCTTACAACAAACCGGTCAGGGCTGGAGTTTGCAGCTTGAAAATGGGCACACGCTGAGCGCGTCACTGGTGATTGGTGCTGATGGCGCAAACTCTCAGGTGAGGCAGTGGGCCGGTATCGGCATCAGCGGCTGGCAGTATCGCCAAGCCTGTATGTTAATCAGCGTCGAAATGGCCTATCCGCAACAGGATGTGACCTGGCAGCAGTTTACGCCCGCCGGGCCACGTGCGTTTTTGCCGCTGTTTAACCATTGGGGCTCGCTGGTCTGGTATGACAGTCCGCAGCGAATTCGACAACTCCAGGCAATGCCGCTGGCACAGTTGGATAAAGAAATTGCGGCGACTTTTCCTGCGCGTCTGGGGCCGGTCAAATCGTTGGCGGCAGGCTCGTTTCCGTTGGTGCGACGCCATGCGCAAACCTATGTTCAGCCGGGGCTGGCGCTGCTGGGGGATGCCGCGCACACCATCAATCCTCTGGCCGGTCAGGGGGTGAATTTGGGGTATCGGGATGTTGAGGCGCTGCTGGATGTGCTGAGGAGTGCACGCGATACAGGAGAAGAGTGGTATTCCGAGCGGGTGTTGCGTCGTTACCAGCATCGTCGCAAGCCTGATAACCTGATGATGCAAGGCAGTATGGATCTGTTTTATAACGCGTTCAGTAACTCGCTACCGCCGCTCAGTTTGGCGCGTAATCTGGCGCTAATGATCGCCCAACGCGCAGGCAAATTGAAACAGCATGCCCTAAAGTACGCGATTGGGGTTTAA
- the asnB gene encoding asparagine synthase B: MCSIFGVLDLKTDPVELRKKALESSRLMRHRGPDWSGVYAGDKAILAHERLSIVDVNTGAQPLYNAAHTHILAVNGEIYNHQALRQQYGDRYAFQTGSDCEVILALYQEKGPEFLDDLRGMFAFVLYDSEKDAYLIGRDHLGIIPLYMGYDEHGNFYVASEMKALVPVCRTIKEFPAGSYLWSQDGEIREYYRRDWFDYENVKDNETDAEALRDALEESVKSHLMSDVPYGVLLSGGLDSSIISAITKKYAARRVEDDERSEAWWPQLHSFAVGLEGSPDLKAAQEVAEHLGTVHHEIHFTVQEGLDAIRDVIYHIETYDVTTIRASTPMYLMSRKIKAMGIKMVLSGEGSDEVFGGYLYFHKAPNAKELHEETVRKLLALHQYDCARANKAMSAWGVEARVPFLDKSFLDVAMRINPRDKMCGNGKMEKHILRECFESYLPHSVAWRQKEQFSDGVGYSWIDTLKEVAAQQVTDQQLETAHFRFPYNTPNSKEGYLYREIFEELFPVPSAAECVPGGPSVACSSAKAIEWDESFQKMDDPSGRAVGVHQSAYK; encoded by the coding sequence ATGTGTTCTATTTTCGGTGTGCTCGATCTTAAAACCGATCCTGTTGAACTGCGTAAAAAAGCGCTGGAATCATCGCGTCTAATGCGCCACCGCGGTCCTGACTGGTCCGGCGTTTATGCTGGCGACAAAGCGATTCTGGCTCATGAGCGCCTGTCTATCGTTGACGTAAATACCGGTGCTCAACCGCTGTACAACGCTGCGCACACCCACATTCTGGCCGTTAACGGCGAAATTTATAACCATCAGGCATTGCGCCAGCAATACGGTGACCGCTACGCGTTCCAGACCGGTTCCGACTGTGAGGTGATTCTGGCGTTATATCAGGAAAAAGGCCCTGAATTCCTGGACGATCTGCGTGGTATGTTTGCTTTCGTCCTCTATGACAGCGAGAAAGACGCTTACCTGATTGGCCGTGACCACTTGGGGATCATCCCGCTGTACATGGGTTATGACGAACACGGCAACTTCTATGTCGCTTCTGAAATGAAAGCGCTGGTTCCGGTATGCCGCACCATTAAAGAATTCCCGGCGGGAAGCTATCTGTGGAGCCAAGACGGAGAAATCCGCGAATACTATCGCCGCGACTGGTTCGATTACGAAAACGTCAAAGACAACGAAACCGACGCTGAAGCGCTGCGTGACGCGCTGGAAGAATCCGTGAAAAGCCACCTGATGTCTGACGTCCCTTACGGCGTGCTGCTGTCTGGCGGTCTGGATTCTTCCATCATCTCCGCCATTACGAAAAAATACGCCGCTCGCCGCGTCGAAGACGATGAACGTAGCGAAGCCTGGTGGCCGCAATTGCACTCTTTCGCGGTCGGTCTGGAAGGTTCCCCAGACTTGAAAGCCGCTCAGGAAGTGGCCGAACATCTGGGTACGGTTCACCACGAAATCCACTTCACCGTACAAGAAGGTCTGGATGCCATTCGTGACGTGATTTATCACATCGAAACCTATGACGTAACGACCATTCGCGCCTCAACGCCAATGTATTTGATGTCCCGTAAGATCAAAGCAATGGGCATTAAAATGGTGCTGTCGGGCGAAGGGTCTGATGAAGTGTTCGGCGGCTACCTGTATTTCCACAAAGCGCCAAACGCCAAAGAACTGCACGAAGAAACCGTGCGCAAATTACTGGCCCTGCATCAGTATGACTGCGCCCGCGCCAACAAAGCGATGTCAGCCTGGGGAGTGGAAGCTCGCGTACCGTTCCTGGATAAAAGCTTCCTGGATGTGGCCATGCGCATCAACCCACGCGATAAAATGTGCGGCAACGGCAAAATGGAAAAACACATTCTGCGCGAATGTTTCGAATCCTATCTTCCGCATAGCGTCGCATGGCGTCAAAAAGAGCAGTTCTCTGACGGCGTGGGCTACAGTTGGATTGACACACTGAAAGAAGTTGCCGCGCAGCAGGTTACCGATCAGCAACTGGAAACCGCACACTTCCGTTTCCCATACAACACGCCGAACTCCAAAGAAGGCTATCTGTATCGAGAAATCTTTGAAGAATTGTTCCCGGTTCCAAGTGCGGCTGAATGTGTTCCAGGGGGCCCGTCAGTAGCCTGTTCGTCCGCTAAAGCCATTGAGTGGGATGAGTCCTTCCAAAAGATGGATGATCCCTCGGGCCGGGCCGTTGGCGTACACCAGTCCGCCTATAAATAA
- the nagC gene encoding DNA-binding transcriptional regulator NagC — protein MTTGGQAQIGNIDLVKQLNSAVVYRLIDQHGPISRIQIAEQSQLAPASVTKITRQLLERGLIKEVDQQASTGGRRAISIVTETRPFHSIAVRLGRHDATIALYDLQGKSLEEEHYNLPENTQETLETALFKAIDYFIDSRQRRIRELIAISIALPGLVDPNAGIIRYMPHINVNNWPLVENLQRHFHVTSFVGHDIRSLALAEHYFGVTHDSLDSILVRVHRGTGAGILVNGQIFLGNNSNVGEIGHIQIDPLGERCHCGNFGCLETVVSNAAIEQRIQRLLQQGYPSKISPDNCTMTTICKAANRGDTLAEEVIEHAGHYLGKAVSIAINLFNPQKVVIAGEITEAEKILLPAIQRCINTQVLKDFRINLPVEVSTLNHLSAIGAFALVKRAMLKGILLQHLLENH, from the coding sequence ATGACCACAGGCGGACAGGCGCAGATAGGCAATATTGATCTCGTTAAACAGTTGAACAGCGCGGTCGTATACCGTCTGATTGACCAGCATGGTCCCATCTCACGGATACAGATTGCAGAACAAAGCCAGCTTGCCCCCGCCAGCGTCACAAAAATTACCCGTCAGCTTCTGGAACGCGGGTTGATTAAAGAAGTAGACCAACAGGCTTCCACGGGCGGCAGACGCGCCATATCGATTGTCACCGAAACCCGTCCTTTCCACTCTATCGCCGTCAGGCTCGGCCGCCACGATGCCACCATCGCGCTGTACGACCTGCAAGGAAAATCGCTGGAGGAAGAACACTATAATCTGCCGGAAAACACGCAGGAAACGCTGGAAACCGCGTTGTTCAAAGCTATCGACTACTTTATCGACAGCCGCCAGCGCCGAATCCGCGAACTGATCGCCATTTCCATTGCATTACCGGGACTGGTTGATCCGAATGCGGGCATTATTCGTTACATGCCGCATATCAACGTCAACAACTGGCCGCTGGTCGAAAACCTGCAACGTCATTTCCACGTCACCAGCTTTGTCGGACACGATATTCGCAGTCTGGCGCTGGCGGAACATTACTTCGGCGTCACTCACGATTCGCTGGACTCCATTCTGGTGCGCGTTCACCGCGGAACCGGGGCGGGTATTCTGGTCAACGGACAAATCTTTCTCGGCAATAACAGTAACGTTGGGGAAATCGGCCATATCCAGATTGATCCGCTCGGGGAACGCTGTCACTGCGGTAATTTCGGTTGTCTGGAAACGGTTGTCTCCAATGCGGCAATTGAGCAACGGATACAGCGCTTATTGCAACAAGGCTATCCAAGCAAAATTTCCCCCGACAACTGCACCATGACAACCATCTGCAAAGCCGCTAATCGGGGCGATACGCTGGCCGAGGAAGTTATCGAACATGCCGGACACTACTTGGGCAAAGCGGTTTCCATCGCCATCAATTTGTTCAACCCGCAAAAAGTCGTGATTGCCGGTGAAATCACGGAAGCTGAAAAAATCTTGCTGCCTGCCATACAGCGTTGCATCAACACGCAGGTATTAAAAGATTTCCGTATCAACCTGCCGGTTGAAGTGTCCACCCTGAATCATCTCTCAGCGATTGGCGCCTTTGCGCTGGTAAAACGCGCGATGCTGAAGGGTATTTTGCTGCAACATCTGCTTGAAAATCACTGA
- the nagA gene encoding N-acetylglucosamine-6-phosphate deacetylase: MFALTNGRIFTGRQVLDNHAVVIANGLIERVCHVDTLPADLEKHDLGGASIAPGFIDLQLNGCGGVQFNDSLESISIKTLEIMQQANQKSGCTSFLPTLITSSDAFIKHAVGVMRAYLAKNRHQALGLHLEGPWLNIIKKGTHDPAFIRQPGKELVDFVCQNADVITKITLAPEKVKSSIIRQLTDAGIVVSAGHSNATWEQAKQGFAAGITLATHLFNAMPCLTGREPGLVGAIYDAPEVYCGIIADGLHVDWANIRNSKRIKGDKLVLVTDATAPAGADIEQFIFAGKTIYYRDGWCVDDNGTLSGSALTMIEAVRNSVEHACIPLDEAIRMATLYPARAIGVDKQLGSIEGGKVANLTVFNRDYHILNTFVNGDDMLALTKP; the protein is encoded by the coding sequence ATGTTTGCTTTAACAAATGGCCGGATTTTTACCGGTCGCCAGGTGCTTGATAATCATGCCGTCGTGATTGCCAACGGTCTGATAGAGCGTGTCTGCCACGTTGACACGCTTCCCGCCGATCTGGAAAAGCATGACTTGGGCGGTGCGTCGATTGCCCCTGGATTTATCGACCTGCAACTCAATGGCTGCGGCGGCGTCCAGTTTAATGACTCACTGGAATCCATTTCCATCAAAACGTTGGAGATAATGCAGCAGGCCAATCAGAAATCAGGCTGCACCAGCTTTTTACCGACGCTTATCACTTCCAGCGATGCGTTTATAAAGCATGCCGTCGGCGTCATGCGGGCCTATCTCGCGAAAAACCGTCATCAGGCGCTGGGGTTGCATCTTGAGGGTCCCTGGCTGAATATCATCAAAAAAGGCACGCACGATCCCGCCTTTATTCGTCAGCCGGGGAAAGAACTGGTTGATTTCGTGTGTCAAAACGCAGATGTCATCACAAAAATCACGCTGGCGCCGGAAAAAGTCAAATCATCGATCATCCGTCAGCTTACGGATGCGGGGATTGTGGTTTCAGCAGGGCATTCCAACGCGACCTGGGAACAGGCCAAACAAGGATTTGCCGCAGGTATCACCCTTGCCACACACCTATTTAACGCCATGCCTTGCCTGACGGGGCGTGAGCCGGGTCTGGTCGGCGCCATCTACGATGCGCCAGAAGTCTATTGCGGTATTATCGCTGATGGTTTACACGTTGACTGGGCAAACATCCGTAACAGTAAACGGATCAAAGGTGACAAACTGGTGCTGGTCACTGACGCCACGGCACCCGCCGGCGCGGACATCGAGCAGTTCATTTTTGCTGGTAAAACCATATACTACCGCGACGGGTGGTGTGTGGATGATAACGGCACCTTAAGCGGCTCCGCCCTCACAATGATTGAGGCCGTACGCAACAGTGTGGAACATGCCTGTATTCCGCTGGATGAAGCCATCCGCATGGCAACGCTCTACCCTGCCCGGGCTATCGGCGTGGACAAGCAGTTAGGCAGTATTGAAGGTGGTAAAGTTGCTAATTTGACAGTGTTCAATCGTGATTACCATATTCTCAATACCTTTGTTAACGGTGACGATATGTTGGCGCTAACAAAGCCCTGA
- the nagB gene encoding glucosamine-6-phosphate deaminase, with the protein MRLIPLNTAADVGKWAAHYIVQKINDFSPSVNRPFILGLPTGSSPLEAYKALIVMHQAGLVSFKHVVTFNMDEYVGLPANHPESYHTFMYQNFFNHIDISQENINLLNGNAKDIAAECRRYEDKIKFYGKIHLFMGGVGNDGHIAFNEPASSLASRTRIKTLTEETRIANSRFFGGDVSLVPKYALTVGVGTLLDAEEVMILVTGRNKAQALRAAVEGNVNHMWTISCLQLHAKALMVCDEPSTMELKVKTVKYFRELEAENMKNL; encoded by the coding sequence ATGAGACTCATCCCCTTAAATACGGCTGCTGACGTTGGCAAATGGGCCGCACATTATATCGTCCAGAAAATTAACGATTTTAGCCCCAGCGTCAACCGCCCCTTTATTCTCGGTCTCCCAACAGGCAGCTCGCCGCTGGAAGCCTACAAAGCACTCATAGTCATGCATCAAGCCGGTCTGGTGAGTTTCAAACACGTTGTGACGTTCAATATGGATGAGTATGTCGGCCTGCCCGCCAATCATCCTGAAAGCTATCATACCTTCATGTATCAGAATTTTTTCAATCACATTGATATTTCGCAGGAAAATATTAACCTGTTGAACGGTAACGCAAAGGATATCGCGGCAGAGTGTCGCCGCTATGAAGATAAAATCAAATTCTATGGCAAGATCCACCTGTTTATGGGGGGAGTGGGCAACGATGGACACATTGCTTTCAATGAACCCGCCTCATCTTTAGCCTCCAGAACGCGTATCAAAACCCTGACGGAAGAAACACGCATTGCCAACTCTCGTTTTTTTGGCGGTGACGTGAGTCTGGTGCCGAAATATGCCCTTACCGTAGGCGTAGGAACGTTGCTGGACGCCGAAGAAGTGATGATTCTGGTCACCGGCCGCAATAAAGCACAGGCATTACGGGCGGCGGTGGAAGGAAATGTAAACCACATGTGGACAATCAGTTGTCTACAGCTTCATGCTAAAGCGCTGATGGTTTGCGATGAACCCTCCACCATGGAACTGAAGGTCAAAACCGTTAAATATTTCCGAGAGTTAGAAGCGGAAAATATGAAAAATCTTTAA
- the nagE gene encoding N-acetylglucosamine-specific PTS transporter subunit IIBC, whose amino-acid sequence MSILNYLQKVGRALMVPVATLPAAAILMGVGYWIDPVGWGSENALAALFIKSGAAIIEHMAVLFAVGVAYGMSKDKDGAAALTGFVGFLVLTTLCSPAAVSMIQKIPVDQVPAAFGKIENQFIGILVGVISAELYNRFSQVELPKALSFFSGRRLVPILTSFLMIVVAFILMYAWPIIYNALVAFGENIQQLGSIGAGVYAFFNRLLIPVGLHHALNSVFWFDVAGINDIPNFLAGQQSIDAGKAVIGITGRYQAGFFPIMMFGLPGAALAIYHCARPENKSKVAGIMIAAAFASFFTGITEPLEFSFMFVTPVLYFLHALLTGISVFIAASMHWIAGFGFSAGLVDMILSSRNPLATHWYMLIPQGLAFFVIYYLVFRFTITRFNLLTPGRELSVTGSEADGDIVNTASAAPTAKDSHQLARGYLQALGGKDNLVGIDACITRLRLNVADSGLVDEAQVKRLGAAGVVRLNKQSVQIVVGTQAESIASALKKISQE is encoded by the coding sequence GTGAGTATTCTTAACTATTTACAGAAGGTTGGGCGGGCACTGATGGTGCCTGTCGCTACGCTGCCTGCCGCCGCCATCCTGATGGGCGTCGGCTACTGGATTGATCCGGTCGGTTGGGGAAGTGAAAACGCGCTGGCGGCTCTGTTTATCAAATCAGGCGCAGCCATTATTGAGCATATGGCGGTGCTGTTTGCCGTGGGTGTCGCGTATGGCATGTCAAAGGATAAAGATGGCGCCGCCGCACTAACCGGTTTTGTCGGCTTTCTGGTGCTGACCACGCTCTGCTCACCCGCGGCAGTGTCTATGATTCAGAAGATCCCGGTCGATCAGGTGCCTGCGGCTTTCGGGAAAATTGAAAATCAGTTCATCGGTATTCTGGTCGGGGTTATTTCTGCGGAACTGTATAACCGCTTTAGTCAGGTGGAATTGCCAAAAGCCTTGTCATTCTTCAGCGGGCGTCGTCTGGTTCCAATTCTTACCTCATTCCTGATGATTGTGGTGGCGTTCATTTTAATGTACGCTTGGCCGATCATCTATAATGCGCTGGTGGCTTTTGGCGAGAACATTCAGCAATTAGGTTCGATTGGCGCTGGTGTCTATGCGTTCTTCAACCGCTTGTTGATTCCTGTCGGTCTGCACCATGCGCTGAACTCGGTATTCTGGTTTGACGTGGCCGGGATTAACGACATTCCGAATTTCCTGGCTGGACAACAGTCTATCGACGCCGGTAAAGCGGTTATTGGAATTACCGGACGATATCAGGCCGGGTTCTTCCCGATCATGATGTTTGGTCTGCCCGGCGCCGCGTTAGCCATCTATCACTGCGCGCGCCCTGAGAATAAGAGTAAAGTCGCCGGGATTATGATCGCGGCCGCATTTGCTTCCTTCTTCACCGGGATCACCGAACCGCTTGAGTTTTCATTTATGTTTGTCACGCCGGTGCTGTATTTCCTCCACGCGCTGCTCACCGGGATTTCGGTTTTCATTGCGGCCAGCATGCATTGGATAGCAGGTTTTGGCTTTAGCGCCGGACTGGTGGATATGATACTGTCATCGCGCAACCCGCTGGCAACGCACTGGTATATGCTGATACCGCAAGGGCTGGCGTTCTTCGTGATTTACTATCTGGTATTCCGTTTTACCATCACCCGTTTCAACCTACTGACGCCGGGGCGTGAACTGTCCGTCACGGGTAGCGAGGCCGATGGAGATATTGTCAATACGGCGTCAGCGGCACCCACGGCCAAAGACAGCCATCAACTGGCGCGTGGCTACTTGCAGGCGCTTGGCGGCAAAGATAATCTGGTTGGAATTGATGCCTGTATTACGCGTTTGCGTCTGAATGTCGCGGATTCCGGCCTGGTTGATGAAGCTCAGGTCAAACGGCTCGGCGCGGCGGGCGTTGTCCGTCTCAATAAGCAGAGCGTCCAGATTGTGGTGGGGACGCAGGCAGAATCCATCGCTTCCGCGCTGAAGAAAATCAGTCAAGAGTGA
- the glnS gene encoding glutamine--tRNA ligase — protein sequence MSEAEARPTNFIRQIIDEDLASGKHDRIQTRFPPEPNGYLHIGHAKSICLNFGIARDYQGQCNLRFDDTNPVKEDIEYVESIKRDVTWLGFSWSGDVRYSSDYFDQLHLYAVELISKGLAYVDELTPEQIREYRGSLTSPGKNSPYRDRTVQENLELFEKMRNGGFAEGTACLRAKIDMASSFIVMRDPVLYRIKFAEHHQTGNKWCIYPMYDFTHCISDALEGVTHSLCTLEFQDNRRLYDWVLDNITVPCHPRQYEFSRLNLEYAIMSKRKLNQLVEEKIVEGWDDPRMPTISGLRRRGYSAASIREFCARIGVTKQDNIVEMVALESCIRDDLNENAPRAMAVLEPVKLIIENVPSDHEEWVIMPNHPNKPEMGTRQVAFSREVYIDRADFREEANKQYKRLVLGKEVRLRNAYVVRADHIEKDEQGTITAIYCRYDPETLSKDPSDGRKVKGVIHWVSAAHALPAEFRLYDRLFSVANPAAADDFLSTINPDSLKVVHGFVEASLAQAEAEKAYQFEREGYFCADRVYSRAGHLVFNRTVGLRDTWVG from the coding sequence ATGAGTGAGGCTGAAGCCCGCCCAACTAACTTTATTCGCCAGATTATTGATGAAGATTTGGCATCCGGTAAGCACGATCGCATTCAGACGCGCTTTCCACCGGAGCCTAATGGTTATCTGCATATCGGGCATGCGAAGTCTATCTGCCTGAACTTTGGTATTGCCCGTGACTACCAGGGGCAGTGTAATCTGCGTTTTGACGATACCAACCCGGTAAAAGAAGATATTGAATACGTCGAGTCAATCAAACGTGACGTAACATGGTTGGGTTTTTCATGGAGCGGTGATGTTCGCTATTCTTCCGATTATTTCGATCAACTGCATCTGTATGCGGTTGAGTTGATCAGCAAAGGGTTGGCGTATGTTGATGAACTGACGCCGGAGCAGATTCGTGAATACCGTGGATCGCTGACGTCGCCGGGTAAAAATAGCCCTTATCGTGACCGTACCGTACAGGAGAACCTGGAGCTGTTTGAAAAAATGCGTAACGGGGGTTTTGCCGAAGGAACCGCCTGTCTGCGCGCTAAAATTGATATGGCATCGTCGTTTATCGTGATGCGCGATCCGGTTCTCTACCGTATCAAGTTTGCTGAGCATCACCAGACCGGTAATAAGTGGTGCATCTACCCGATGTATGACTTTACCCACTGCATTTCCGATGCGCTGGAGGGGGTGACCCACTCCTTGTGTACGTTGGAGTTTCAGGATAACCGCCGTTTGTATGACTGGGTTCTGGACAACATCACCGTTCCCTGCCATCCGCGTCAGTATGAGTTTTCTCGTCTGAATCTTGAATATGCCATCATGTCTAAGCGTAAGCTCAATCAACTGGTCGAGGAAAAGATTGTCGAGGGATGGGATGATCCGCGAATGCCGACCATTTCCGGTTTACGTCGTCGCGGCTATAGCGCCGCGTCTATCCGCGAGTTTTGTGCGCGTATTGGCGTCACCAAGCAGGACAACATTGTCGAAATGGTGGCGCTGGAATCCTGTATCCGTGACGACCTGAACGAAAATGCACCGCGTGCTATGGCAGTTCTGGAACCGGTGAAACTGATTATCGAAAATGTGCCTTCAGACCATGAAGAGTGGGTCATCATGCCGAATCATCCGAACAAACCGGAGATGGGCACGCGCCAGGTGGCGTTCAGCCGTGAGGTTTATATTGATCGCGCTGACTTTCGTGAAGAAGCCAACAAGCAGTACAAGCGTCTGGTGCTGGGCAAAGAAGTTCGTCTGCGTAACGCTTACGTGGTCAGGGCCGATCATATTGAGAAAGACGAGCAGGGCACGATCACGGCCATTTATTGCCGTTACGATCCTGAAACGCTAAGCAAAGATCCGTCAGATGGTCGCAAAGTGAAAGGGGTTATTCACTGGGTGTCGGCCGCACACGCGCTGCCAGCGGAATTTCGCCTGTACGATCGTCTGTTCAGCGTCGCGAACCCGGCAGCGGCGGATGATTTTCTGTCCACCATTAACCCGGATTCACTGAAAGTCGTTCACGGTTTTGTTGAAGCAAGTCTGGCGCAGGCTGAAGCCGAAAAAGCCTATCAGTTTGAACGAGAAGGTTATTTCTGCGCAGATCGCGTTTACTCTCGTGCTGGGCATCTGGTGTTCAACCGTACGGTAGGCTTGCGGGATACTTGGGTTGGCTAA